One region of Syntrophobacter fumaroxidans MPOB genomic DNA includes:
- a CDS encoding ribonuclease Z, with amino-acid sequence MDCILLGSGGMMPMPGRYLASMAVRLDGRLYLFDAGEGTQLAWKTCRIGLRGLSVVAVTHLHADHCLGIPGLMMLKAQLDDPEPLTVMGPPGIREFILENHRILDFHLNYPLEFIEWSADAPDWKAYEDELLRIFWEPLEHTRFCLGYRVEELERPGRFHPDAADALDIPEGPLRGRLQRGESVTLPSGTVVAAHQVSGPPRRGRHLAYVVDTRPTPAIQRLCQGADLAFIEGMFLPEHAEQARAKGHLTVVEAARAARKAGARRAVLIHISPRYGEEDLDRLERAAREHFQDAVVGRDLQVYSVPLPD; translated from the coding sequence TTGGATTGTATACTCTTGGGGAGCGGCGGCATGATGCCCATGCCGGGTCGATACCTCGCATCCATGGCGGTCAGGCTGGACGGCAGGCTTTACCTCTTCGATGCGGGCGAAGGAACGCAGCTTGCCTGGAAAACCTGCCGCATCGGTCTGCGCGGCCTCTCGGTCGTGGCCGTCACTCACCTTCACGCCGATCACTGCCTCGGCATTCCCGGCCTGATGATGCTCAAAGCCCAGCTGGACGATCCCGAGCCGCTCACCGTCATGGGCCCCCCCGGCATCCGCGAGTTCATCCTCGAGAATCACCGCATCCTCGACTTTCATTTGAATTACCCGCTCGAATTCATCGAGTGGTCGGCCGACGCACCGGATTGGAAAGCGTACGAAGACGAACTGTTGCGCATATTCTGGGAACCGCTGGAGCACACGCGGTTTTGCCTGGGGTACCGGGTCGAGGAACTGGAACGCCCGGGGCGGTTTCACCCGGATGCGGCCGACGCGCTGGATATCCCTGAAGGCCCCCTGCGCGGCAGGCTCCAGCGGGGGGAGAGCGTCACCCTGCCCTCAGGTACGGTCGTCGCCGCGCACCAGGTCTCCGGACCGCCGCGCAGGGGCAGACATCTCGCCTACGTGGTCGATACCCGCCCGACTCCCGCAATCCAAAGGCTCTGCCAGGGTGCGGACCTGGCGTTCATCGAGGGCATGTTCCTCCCCGAGCATGCCGAACAGGCACGCGCCAAGGGTCACCTGACCGTGGTCGAGGCCGCCCGGGCGGCCCGCAAAGCCGGGGCTCGGCGGGCCGTTTTGATCCATATCAGTCCCCGGTACGGCGAGGAAGACCTCGATCGCCTGGAACGCGCGGCGCGTGAGCACTTCCAGGATGCCGTCGTGGGCAGGGACCTCCAGGTCTATTCGGTTCCCCTGCCGGATTGA
- a CDS encoding nitroreductase family protein yields the protein MQNALIVSLLMGMIMIPVVDAFAQPKDANIPDAVTVIHSRKSVRNFTGETVGRDVLEKIVRAGMAAPTAVNRQPWSFVIVTDRKTLDTLNDALPYAKMLKKAGAAVIVCAIPGKAFENSTEFAVIDSTCASENILLATEAFGLGAVWTAAYPYKDRMDIVRKTLNIPESVIPLNVIPIGHPTGTDRPKDKYRPENVHWEKW from the coding sequence ATGCAAAATGCGCTGATCGTGAGCCTGTTGATGGGAATGATCATGATTCCGGTGGTGGATGCTTTTGCGCAACCGAAGGACGCGAACATTCCGGACGCCGTTACCGTCATCCACAGTCGCAAGAGCGTTCGCAATTTCACCGGGGAGACCGTGGGCAGGGACGTTCTGGAGAAAATCGTCAGGGCCGGCATGGCCGCGCCCACGGCGGTGAACAGACAGCCATGGTCGTTTGTGATCGTGACCGATCGAAAGACTCTCGACACGCTCAACGACGCGCTGCCCTACGCCAAGATGCTGAAAAAAGCCGGTGCGGCCGTCATCGTGTGCGCCATACCCGGCAAGGCATTTGAAAACAGCACGGAGTTCGCGGTCATCGACAGCACGTGCGCCAGCGAGAATATCCTGCTCGCAACGGAAGCATTCGGGCTCGGAGCGGTCTGGACCGCCGCGTATCCCTACAAGGACAGAATGGATATCGTGAGAAAGACCCTGAATATCCCCGAAAGCGTCATCCCCTTGAACGTCATTCCCATCGGGCATCCGACGGGAACCGACAGGCCGAAGGACAAATACCGGCCCGAGAACGTGCACTGGGAAAAGTGGTAG
- a CDS encoding OsmC family protein: MSFQAAEQRDERTVNGVDVNRLFDTIDAVKAEPEIAKFRFRVKNKWIGGGHNHTTITDFYGALKDHPHEKPFELDADEPEVLLGEDKGPNPVEYLLTALAGCLTSSLVYHAAAKGIELKGVESRLEGDLDLRGFLGLSKDVPVGYREIRVYFTIDADLSEQEKQELIREAQKYSPVFNTVSNSTRVTVQ, from the coding sequence ATGAGCTTCCAAGCAGCTGAACAAAGAGATGAACGTACGGTGAATGGAGTCGATGTAAACCGACTCTTCGATACGATAGATGCGGTCAAGGCTGAACCGGAGATCGCCAAATTCAGGTTCCGCGTGAAGAACAAGTGGATCGGAGGGGGACACAATCACACGACGATCACGGATTTCTACGGCGCATTGAAAGACCATCCCCACGAGAAACCCTTCGAACTGGACGCGGATGAACCCGAGGTGCTTCTCGGAGAAGACAAGGGGCCCAACCCGGTCGAATACCTTCTCACGGCCCTTGCGGGTTGTCTGACCTCTTCCCTGGTCTATCACGCGGCGGCGAAGGGGATCGAGCTGAAAGGGGTGGAATCGCGCCTGGAAGGCGACCTGGACCTGCGGGGGTTCCTGGGTCTGTCGAAAGATGTTCCTGTCGGATACCGGGAGATCAGGGTGTATTTCACAATCGATGCCGACCTGTCGGAGCAGGAGAAACAGGAACTGATCCGGGAGGCGCAGAAGTATTCGCCGGTCTTCAACACCGTCTCCAATTCCACCAGGGTCACGGTTCAATAA
- a CDS encoding ubiquinol-cytochrome c reductase iron-sulfur subunit yields the protein MASDTTCGYPDESIRPGRRAFIKCALLAGATGVLAGVPLLSYVAAPALKKGTTRWIDFGPVDQLKPGGIEMLSYEFMVKDGWLVLPQRGFVWAKLDSPGKITVFSSTCTHLACNVIWRKEKGIFECPCHSGQFDINGRPIAGPPTKPLVAWAHKVEEGKLMVLMPA from the coding sequence ATGGCTTCTGATACAACCTGTGGTTATCCGGATGAAAGTATACGTCCCGGACGACGGGCTTTCATTAAATGCGCACTGCTCGCCGGGGCAACCGGAGTCCTCGCCGGGGTCCCTCTTCTCTCCTATGTTGCCGCTCCGGCGCTGAAAAAAGGGACGACCAGGTGGATCGATTTCGGACCGGTCGATCAGCTCAAACCGGGCGGGATCGAGATGCTGTCCTACGAATTCATGGTGAAGGACGGGTGGCTTGTGCTTCCTCAACGCGGCTTCGTCTGGGCCAAACTTGACAGCCCTGGCAAAATCACCGTTTTTTCATCGACCTGCACCCATCTTGCCTGCAACGTGATCTGGCGGAAGGAAAAGGGAATTTTCGAATGTCCCTGCCACAGCGGCCAATTCGATATCAATGGCCGACCGATTGCCGGGCCCCCGACCAAACCGCTGGTTGCATGGGCTCACAAGGTGGAAGAAGGCAAACTGATGGTCTTAATGCCTGCCTGA
- a CDS encoding ethylbenzene dehydrogenase-related protein, whose amino-acid sequence MKTPAILLLFLAVLICGNAFMADLATSAAIETLAAAKVPKGPTSLDDPVWQKAKPLDIPFAGKEKFAGKKANVITQAVYTDDEIFFLFKWKDATNSVTKGAWQFDGEKWTHLKGDEDRISLLFEINRINNFATKGCAVTCHGAAGAAVKDFKFATASAGEKGDLWHWKAARSDPYKSADDGWLTAAGEKTGRKDDAGGGGDARNETADKSKPQFMQDPSKKPSAPGVLLAEDTVEITDHGKFKANDTLTYRMPKKPSGSRADIKAESRYADGGWTVMLSRKLDTGNDDDVAFNTKKKYSFALALFDDSMDYDSYDSEALVLEFGR is encoded by the coding sequence ATGAAGACTCCGGCAATCTTATTGCTCTTCCTGGCTGTTTTAATCTGCGGGAACGCATTCATGGCGGATCTGGCCACCAGCGCGGCTATCGAGACGCTTGCGGCCGCCAAGGTGCCGAAAGGCCCGACTTCATTGGATGACCCGGTTTGGCAAAAGGCAAAACCCCTCGACATTCCCTTTGCGGGCAAAGAGAAGTTTGCCGGCAAGAAGGCGAACGTAATCACTCAGGCCGTCTACACCGACGACGAGATTTTTTTTCTCTTCAAGTGGAAGGATGCCACCAACAGTGTGACCAAAGGGGCGTGGCAGTTCGATGGTGAAAAATGGACCCATCTGAAAGGCGACGAGGATCGGATTTCGCTGCTCTTCGAGATCAATCGGATCAACAACTTTGCCACCAAGGGGTGCGCTGTGACCTGCCACGGGGCCGCAGGAGCAGCGGTGAAGGACTTCAAATTCGCTACTGCATCGGCGGGTGAGAAGGGCGACCTGTGGCACTGGAAGGCGGCCCGCTCCGACCCGTACAAGTCCGCCGACGATGGGTGGTTGACCGCAGCCGGCGAAAAAACCGGTCGTAAGGACGATGCCGGCGGCGGGGGCGATGCCCGCAACGAAACCGCCGATAAATCAAAGCCGCAATTCATGCAGGACCCCTCAAAGAAACCGTCCGCCCCCGGCGTACTTCTTGCCGAAGACACGGTCGAGATTACCGATCATGGGAAATTCAAGGCCAACGATACCCTCACCTATCGGATGCCGAAGAAACCGTCCGGATCTCGAGCTGATATCAAGGCTGAAAGTCGTTACGCCGACGGAGGTTGGACGGTGATGCTCTCCCGCAAGCTGGACACCGGAAACGACGACGATGTCGCCTTCAACACCAAGAAGAAGTACAGCTTTGCCTTGGCGCTTTTCGACGATTCAATGGACTACGATTCCTATGACTCCGAAGCCCTGGTGCTCGAATTCGGCCGTTAG
- a CDS encoding ethylbenzene dehydrogenase-related protein, producing MKAGIARALTLVLVVALGVILTGRCHLEAAEPSWVVTAKYLQKAPTGLDDPAWQQVRPVEVRLKGRGSFAEEEVTVTAMAAYTAESIYFLFKWKDPTESVVKQSWKFDGQNWTHMKGDEDRIALLFEISRINGFATKGCTVVCHSPPDVPSKEWKFATETPAEKGDLWHWKAARSNPYHHADDGWLTLADNPSGSYRTTGRRADGGGGGDVNNETPDKTRPLYMQDPSRIPSAPGFLLFEEAVNIPDDAVFKAGDIIPYRMPKKPDGSRSDVKAIGQYADGGWTVMLYRKLDTGREDDVAFNPRKEYSFAMAVFDDSGDDHSKATRAMILRFSR from the coding sequence ATGAAAGCGGGGATTGCCAGGGCACTGACCTTGGTTCTGGTCGTTGCCCTCGGGGTGATTCTTACAGGACGCTGTCATTTGGAAGCGGCCGAGCCGTCGTGGGTCGTCACCGCCAAATATCTCCAGAAGGCTCCAACCGGGCTGGATGATCCTGCCTGGCAACAGGTGCGCCCGGTCGAAGTCCGGTTGAAGGGCAGGGGAAGCTTTGCAGAAGAGGAAGTAACGGTGACCGCGATGGCCGCATATACCGCCGAAAGCATCTATTTTCTGTTCAAGTGGAAAGATCCTACGGAGAGCGTGGTCAAGCAATCCTGGAAATTCGACGGCCAAAACTGGACCCACATGAAGGGCGACGAGGACCGGATTGCGCTACTTTTTGAGATCAGCCGGATCAACGGGTTCGCCACCAAGGGCTGCACCGTGGTCTGCCACAGTCCCCCTGATGTTCCCAGCAAAGAATGGAAATTTGCCACCGAGACCCCCGCTGAAAAAGGGGACCTGTGGCATTGGAAGGCGGCCCGCTCCAACCCTTACCATCACGCCGATGACGGTTGGCTAACATTGGCCGACAACCCCTCCGGCTCCTATCGGACCACCGGGCGCAGAGCGGATGGCGGCGGCGGCGGCGACGTCAATAACGAAACCCCAGACAAGACCAGGCCCCTCTATATGCAGGACCCGTCGCGGATTCCTTCCGCGCCGGGCTTTCTGCTTTTTGAAGAAGCGGTCAATATTCCCGACGACGCGGTGTTCAAAGCGGGCGATATCATCCCATACCGCATGCCCAAGAAACCAGACGGTTCCCGCTCCGACGTGAAGGCCATCGGTCAATATGCCGACGGCGGTTGGACCGTCATGCTTTACCGAAAGCTCGACACGGGGCGCGAAGATGATGTAGCGTTTAATCCTCGCAAGGAATACAGCTTCGCCATGGCCGTATTCGACGACTCAGGCGATGATCATTCGAAGGCGACCCGGGCAATGATCCTGAGGTTCAGCCGCTGA
- a CDS encoding cytochrome b: MNGTGQSSGKLLNRLALDGYAERLCAVRVASDAFGWTRFCGSLSLVLVVMLFLSGAFLMFYYSPTPGAAYDSVDFAQFSVPFGDIVRGVHYYAWNLLLVVLGLHLAGTFLTAAYQAPRQFVWISGVLIMLVVPLFIITGDLLPWDQKGYWTTQVRNSIISSIPVVGDLTLRLLQGGPRTGIVTLTRFYVLHCLFLPSLLVALIVIHLHFLAHRGLSEPLREGKTDRGCIPLVPDLINRWLLLFAAVAVVLGLVSAYWPAPLDSPADPTDSAYVPKPEWWVLALNQLVSIFKGPFMFIGTAVIPGGLAALLIALPFLDRSPSRHPAKRKTVMVLGVIMLILLSGLSLLGYIEHFMTPRP; the protein is encoded by the coding sequence ATGAACGGCACAGGACAATCGTCAGGGAAGCTGCTCAACCGTCTTGCCCTGGACGGCTATGCGGAACGACTCTGCGCTGTGCGCGTGGCGAGCGATGCCTTCGGGTGGACGCGTTTTTGCGGATCATTGAGTCTGGTGCTGGTGGTCATGCTCTTTCTGAGCGGGGCCTTTCTGATGTTCTACTATTCACCTACCCCCGGCGCAGCCTACGACAGCGTGGACTTTGCTCAGTTCTCGGTGCCCTTCGGGGATATCGTCCGGGGCGTACACTATTATGCATGGAACCTGCTTCTCGTTGTCCTGGGACTCCACCTGGCGGGGACTTTCCTCACCGCAGCCTACCAAGCCCCGAGGCAGTTCGTCTGGATTTCGGGGGTACTGATCATGTTGGTCGTGCCGCTTTTCATCATTACAGGCGATCTCTTGCCGTGGGACCAGAAGGGCTACTGGACGACCCAGGTTCGCAACAGCATCATCTCGTCCATCCCGGTGGTCGGCGACTTGACGCTGCGCCTGTTGCAGGGAGGGCCCCGGACAGGAATCGTCACGCTCACCCGGTTTTACGTACTGCACTGCCTCTTCCTGCCGTCTCTACTCGTAGCCCTGATTGTCATTCACCTTCATTTTCTGGCGCATCGGGGGTTATCGGAACCGCTCAGGGAAGGCAAGACGGACCGAGGATGCATCCCCCTGGTCCCGGATCTGATCAACCGTTGGCTCCTATTGTTCGCAGCCGTGGCGGTGGTTCTCGGCCTGGTGTCCGCGTACTGGCCGGCCCCCCTTGACAGCCCGGCAGATCCCACGGATTCCGCCTACGTGCCCAAGCCCGAGTGGTGGGTCCTGGCGCTGAATCAACTGGTCAGTATCTTCAAAGGCCCCTTCATGTTCATCGGCACGGCTGTTATCCCCGGGGGCCTGGCCGCGCTGCTGATAGCCCTGCCGTTCCTCGACCGTTCCCCCTCCCGTCACCCGGCAAAACGAAAAACGGTGATGGTTTTGGGGGTCATAATGCTGATCTTGCTCTCAGGTCTTTCCCTCCTGGGCTATATTGAACACTTCATGACTCCGCGCCCGTGA
- a CDS encoding CerR family C-terminal domain-containing protein produces the protein MGMLKGGGRSADTRERLLEAAGETFAARGFRDATVREISRRAGVNVAAVNYYFGDKEGLYSAVLKYTLDSALKKYPPDLGLDGDATAEDRLYAFIRSMLYRVTDEGRPAWHGKLMIREIAQPTKALDEMVLTGFGPLHRSLMSIVRELAGAGGDEEQIRLCAMSILGQCLYYHLCRPVLKALYAQSFDVPEIERLAGHIMRFSLNGLRVLQAKTDNPRMG, from the coding sequence ATGGGCATGCTGAAAGGCGGCGGCAGGAGCGCAGACACCAGGGAACGGCTGCTCGAAGCGGCCGGGGAGACGTTCGCGGCGCGCGGGTTCCGCGATGCCACGGTGCGGGAGATCTCCCGGCGGGCCGGGGTGAACGTCGCCGCCGTGAATTACTACTTTGGGGACAAGGAAGGACTCTATTCGGCGGTCCTCAAGTACACGCTGGATTCGGCACTGAAGAAATATCCGCCCGATCTGGGCCTCGACGGCGACGCGACGGCCGAGGACAGGCTTTACGCGTTCATCCGTTCCATGCTCTACCGGGTCACGGATGAAGGGCGGCCGGCGTGGCACGGCAAACTGATGATCAGGGAAATCGCACAGCCCACGAAAGCGCTCGACGAAATGGTGCTGACGGGGTTCGGCCCGTTGCACAGGAGCCTGATGTCCATCGTCCGGGAGCTTGCGGGGGCGGGCGGGGACGAGGAGCAAATCCGGCTTTGCGCGATGAGCATCCTCGGCCAGTGTCTGTACTATCACCTGTGCCGGCCGGTGCTCAAGGCACTGTATGCCCAGTCTTTCGACGTTCCCGAAATCGAACGGCTGGCGGGGCACATCATGCGCTTTTCACTGAACGGATTGAGGGTACTGCAGGCGAAAACGGACAATCCGCGCATGGGTTGA